In Syntrophorhabdaceae bacterium, a single window of DNA contains:
- a CDS encoding DNA-directed RNA polymerase subunit alpha has translation MFEKNWQELIRPTKIEIEKKEHDYVKFSTEPFERGYGITIGNSIRRVLLSSIMGGAITSVWINGVEHEFSTIRGVKEDVTEIILNLKKVVLKVTDDKQKVLKIDVKDKKEVKAGDITHDGGVDVVNPDLHIAHLSDDAHLYMEMKAQLGRGYLPSEMNIDENDPIGTIPIDAIFSPIRKVSYNVTQARVGRRTDYDKLTMEIWTDGSVDPLDALSFGAKIIREQMKIFINFEEIEEADIVEDKIADKHDFNENLFRSVDELELSVRSANCLKNADIKYIGELVQKTEQEILMTKNFGRKSLNEIKEILSCMGLRLGLKLDSFPPREDLDKMLLKKKDHI, from the coding sequence ATGTTTGAAAAAAACTGGCAGGAACTTATAAGACCGACAAAGATCGAGATAGAGAAGAAAGAGCATGACTATGTGAAGTTTTCCACGGAACCTTTTGAGCGGGGATATGGGATAACAATAGGGAACTCCATAAGAAGGGTTCTTCTTTCTTCTATTATGGGCGGCGCTATTACTTCCGTCTGGATCAACGGTGTAGAACATGAATTTTCTACGATCAGAGGGGTTAAGGAAGATGTAACTGAGATCATTCTGAACCTGAAAAAGGTTGTTTTGAAGGTTACTGATGATAAGCAAAAGGTTTTAAAGATAGACGTGAAAGACAAAAAAGAGGTCAAGGCGGGTGACATCACCCATGATGGCGGTGTCGACGTTGTCAATCCCGACCTTCATATCGCCCACTTAAGCGACGACGCACACCTGTACATGGAGATGAAGGCACAACTTGGGAGGGGGTATCTGCCGTCAGAGATGAATATCGATGAGAACGATCCTATCGGTACCATACCTATCGACGCTATCTTTTCTCCCATCAGGAAGGTAAGCTATAATGTAACCCAGGCAAGGGTCGGCAGAAGAACGGACTACGATAAGCTGACCATGGAGATCTGGACGGATGGCAGCGTTGATCCTCTGGACGCACTTTCTTTTGGAGCTAAGATCATCAGGGAGCAGATGAAGATCTTTATCAACTTTGAAGAGATCGAAGAGGCTGATATCGTTGAGGACAAGATCGCCGACAAACACGACTTCAATGAAAACCTCTTCAGAAGCGTTGATGAGCTTGAATTGTCCGTAAGAAGCGCGAATTGCCTGAAAAACGCTGATATCAAGTACATCGGAGAGCTTGTTCAGAAGACAGAGCAGGAGATCCTGATGACGAAAAATTTCGGCAGGAAGTCTTTGAACGAGATAAAGGAGATCCTCTCCTGCATGGGGTTGCGTCTCGGTTTGAAACTGGACAGCTTTCCCCCGAGGGAAGACTTAGACAAGATGCTTCTCAAGAAAAAAGATCACATATAG
- the rpsD gene encoding 30S ribosomal protein S4, with product MSRYVGPSCRLCRREGIKLFLKGERCYTEKCAIEKRNYPPGVHVETRGKFLEYGLRLREKQRLRRTYGLSEKQFKRFFEMAERKQGITGTNFLVLLERRIDNMVFRFGFATSRKEARQLVSHSHILVNGKKVSTPSFLVKPGDEVSVKHKDLPSVKNALESVVRRGIPSWIELDKDNMKGTIKLLPTRDDITMPIKEQLIVEYYSR from the coding sequence TTGTCAAGATATGTAGGACCATCATGCAGATTATGCAGACGTGAAGGGATTAAACTTTTTCTCAAGGGGGAGAGGTGTTATACCGAGAAATGTGCGATTGAGAAGAGAAACTACCCGCCCGGTGTGCATGTTGAAACGAGGGGTAAATTTCTTGAATATGGGTTGAGGTTAAGGGAAAAGCAGCGTCTGAGAAGGACTTATGGACTCAGCGAAAAACAATTTAAAAGATTTTTCGAAATGGCGGAGCGCAAGCAAGGTATCACGGGAACAAATTTCCTTGTCTTGCTCGAGAGAAGGATTGATAACATGGTCTTCAGATTTGGATTTGCAACGTCCCGGAAAGAGGCAAGGCAGCTGGTATCACACAGCCACATTTTGGTCAACGGGAAAAAGGTTAGTACGCCGTCGTTCCTTGTAAAGCCGGGCGATGAGGTTTCGGTAAAACACAAAGACTTGCCAAGCGTCAAAAATGCTCTTGAATCAGTGGTGAGAAGAGGGATCCCGTCGTGGATCGAGCTGGATAAAGATAACATGAAAGGTACGATCAAGCTTCTGCCTACACGCGACGACATCACGATGCCCATTAAAGAACAGCTCATCGTAGAATACTATTCAAGATAG
- the rpsK gene encoding 30S ribosomal protein S11 gives MAKTKKTGKKKVKKNIPVGGVYIQSSFNNTIITITDPQGHVVAWSSGGVVGFKGSRKSTPFAAQLAAENAAKKAIENGMKTVDVYIKGPGAGREAALRALQSAGLKIHLIRDITPIPHNGCRPPKRRRV, from the coding sequence ATGGCAAAAACGAAAAAAACCGGTAAGAAGAAGGTAAAAAAGAACATTCCCGTCGGCGGTGTTTACATCCAGTCGAGTTTTAATAATACTATCATTACAATTACCGACCCCCAGGGACATGTTGTCGCATGGTCGAGTGGCGGCGTTGTCGGCTTCAAGGGTTCGCGGAAGAGCACGCCTTTTGCAGCCCAGCTTGCAGCAGAGAACGCGGCGAAGAAAGCAATCGAGAACGGCATGAAGACCGTCGATGTATATATCAAAGGACCCGGGGCAGGAAGAGAGGCGGCGCTCAGGGCTCTTCAGAGCGCGGGGCTTAAGATCCATCTCATCAGAGATATAACGCCGATACCACATAACGGGTGCAGGCCACCTAAAAGAAGAAGAGTGTAA
- a CDS encoding glycosyltransferase family 4 protein yields MKILQLFSDWKWTGPAEPVVSLCEALNVQGVDVTLAYRKTPLEFHERTVEKQVKQRAIRYYEGLRLNRYFSFRDWYHDMQHLKDYVSRENVDIIHTNLSHDHYTAVISTLFAGTRPLIIRTDHKRDGMPDNLFMSWALRKTDGIVTYSEKLRKQDIKRFDFPDARTSAVPPAIRAYEGPVKKMRNVFGIKPDERVIGVIGRLKPDRGYDIILRAFKKLKDRQGKVKLLIMGRSSQIEKSIKRPLAELGLEQDVILAGYRVEDYFSVIATFDIFVMMRAGSDGSARALREVMGMGRPAIVSDAGMLPELVDNGKTGFITTWDADDLSKKMETLLWDEGMRKTFGANAARIAREKWDYRAQAGQLKDFYERLMLMGKRKNSPKLNVTP; encoded by the coding sequence ATGAAAATCCTCCAATTATTTAGTGACTGGAAGTGGACGGGACCGGCTGAACCTGTAGTTTCGCTCTGTGAAGCACTGAACGTCCAGGGGGTCGACGTAACCCTTGCATATCGGAAAACTCCCCTTGAGTTTCACGAGAGGACCGTTGAAAAGCAGGTAAAACAGAGGGCAATACGGTATTATGAGGGGCTGAGACTGAACAGGTATTTTTCTTTTCGGGACTGGTACCACGATATGCAGCATTTAAAAGATTATGTCAGCAGGGAAAATGTCGATATTATCCATACGAACCTTTCCCACGACCATTACACCGCCGTTATTTCGACGCTTTTCGCTGGTACGCGGCCCCTGATAATACGGACAGACCACAAGAGAGACGGTATGCCGGATAATCTTTTTATGTCCTGGGCGCTCCGTAAGACGGACGGTATCGTAACGTACAGCGAAAAACTGCGGAAGCAGGATATAAAAAGATTCGATTTCCCCGACGCAAGGACATCCGCTGTTCCGCCCGCGATAAGGGCATATGAGGGTCCTGTAAAAAAAATGCGGAATGTTTTCGGCATAAAACCGGACGAGAGGGTCATCGGTGTTATCGGGCGCCTCAAGCCTGACCGTGGGTACGACATCATACTCAGGGCGTTTAAGAAGTTGAAAGACCGTCAGGGCAAGGTCAAGCTCCTTATCATGGGCAGGAGTTCTCAGATAGAGAAGAGTATAAAAAGGCCGCTGGCAGAGCTTGGCCTTGAGCAGGATGTTATCCTTGCGGGGTACAGGGTGGAGGACTATTTTTCCGTTATCGCGACCTTCGATATCTTTGTGATGATGAGGGCGGGGAGTGACGGCTCGGCGAGGGCGCTGCGGGAGGTCATGGGCATGGGAAGACCTGCCATAGTCTCAGATGCGGGCATGCTCCCGGAGCTTGTCGATAACGGGAAAACAGGTTTTATTACGACCTGGGATGCAGATGACCTTTCGAAGAAGATGGAAACCCTCCTCTGGGACGAGGGTATGAGAAAGACCTTTGGGGCCAATGCAGCGAGAATAGCCAGGGAGAAATGGGATTACCGGGCGCAGGCCGGACAACTGAAAGATTTTTATGAAAGGCTTATGCTTATGGGGAAAAGAAAAAATTCTCCTAAACTGAACGTAACACCATGA
- a CDS encoding glycosyltransferase family 2 protein — SVYMITFNNNTTIEGALKSVSGWADEVIVVDSHSTDGAIETIQRYTDKLYQFDTTDQREKYQSAQNLCSNIWVLFIDADEWLTEEFKTEVAGIVADDTPYNGFIAYRRNIYLGREIRHGGWYPDYEIRLYKKDRGSWQGGIHAKVHVEGKIGRLKSHYMHIPYADTAHQIRTIDRYSGAFADDLYKSNRHFHLFNMLTRPVYRFFRDYIFKMGFLDGIPGVIICASTMYYVFMKHAKLWEMERRYGRNEEIQK; from the coding sequence TCCGTCTACATGATCACCTTCAACAACAATACAACGATCGAGGGGGCATTGAAGAGTGTCTCCGGCTGGGCCGACGAGGTTATTGTCGTTGATTCCCACAGCACTGACGGGGCAATCGAGACGATCCAGAGATATACCGATAAGCTTTATCAGTTCGACACAACAGACCAGCGAGAGAAATACCAGTCAGCCCAAAACCTGTGCAGTAACATCTGGGTGCTCTTTATCGATGCTGACGAATGGCTTACGGAGGAATTTAAAACAGAGGTAGCCGGCATTGTTGCCGACGATACCCCATACAATGGTTTTATCGCTTACAGGAGAAACATCTATCTCGGCAGGGAGATCAGGCATGGCGGCTGGTATCCCGATTACGAGATACGACTGTATAAAAAGGACAGGGGCAGCTGGCAGGGCGGTATCCACGCGAAGGTCCATGTTGAAGGGAAGATAGGGAGGCTGAAAAGCCATTACATGCATATACCATACGCGGACACGGCGCATCAGATCAGGACAATAGACCGCTATTCAGGGGCATTCGCAGACGACCTCTATAAATCAAACCGCCATTTTCACCTTTTTAATATGCTCACAAGACCGGTTTACCGTTTTTTCCGGGACTATATCTTCAAGATGGGTTTTCTTGACGGCATACCGGGAGTCATCATCTGTGCTTCGACGATGTACTATGTCTTTATGAAACATGCGAAACTATGGGAAATGGAGAGAAGATATGGGAGGAATGAAGAAATTCAGAAATAA
- a CDS encoding glycosyltransferase family 2 protein: METADNNPLVSIVIPTYNYANYLPAAITSCLQQTYKNLEIIVVDDGSTDNTRAVVEGFRDSVRYIRQDNRGVSSARNRGLEGAQGSFITFLDADDALTTDSIEMRVLILTENKDADFVISSTLSKHAPDETPYLHDKTGQSFFSERLYEDLLCRRISFATCAVLMRTVVAKAFAFPTHISNGEDIVYFTKVFFQRKGYFLATPTAITFSHPDSLRHNVEQLKRQGIDFVTAVIDDLYYKGALDYLRNDLIANRYMELFRRYYASGDKRLARECYIKGIRTKPGKLSRIDYLVKFIKMYF, translated from the coding sequence ATGGAAACAGCAGATAATAATCCCCTCGTGTCGATCGTTATCCCCACCTACAACTATGCAAACTATCTGCCGGCAGCGATCACTTCGTGTCTTCAGCAGACATACAAAAACCTCGAGATCATCGTTGTCGACGACGGTTCAACGGATAATACCCGCGCGGTCGTTGAAGGGTTTCGTGACAGCGTCCGGTACATCCGTCAGGACAACCGTGGCGTCTCGTCGGCAAGGAACAGAGGGCTTGAGGGAGCACAAGGCAGCTTCATCACCTTCCTTGATGCCGACGATGCCCTGACGACAGACTCTATCGAGATGCGGGTCCTGATCCTTACCGAAAACAAAGACGCTGACTTTGTTATCAGTTCCACCCTTTCCAAACACGCTCCCGATGAGACGCCGTACCTCCATGATAAAACGGGACAAAGCTTTTTTTCAGAAAGGTTGTACGAAGACCTTCTTTGCAGGCGCATCTCCTTTGCCACCTGCGCGGTCCTCATGCGCACCGTCGTCGCGAAGGCGTTCGCTTTTCCTACGCACATATCGAACGGCGAGGATATCGTCTATTTCACCAAGGTCTTTTTTCAGAGAAAGGGCTATTTCCTTGCCACGCCTACGGCCATCACCTTCAGCCATCCTGACAGCCTCCGTCATAATGTCGAACAACTGAAAAGACAGGGTATCGATTTTGTAACGGCTGTTATCGACGATCTTTATTATAAAGGAGCCCTCGACTACCTCCGCAACGACCTCATCGCCAACCGCTATATGGAGCTCTTCAGGAGATACTACGCGTCAGGCGACAAGAGGCTTGCCAGAGAGTGTTACATAAAAGGGATCAGAACAAAACCCGGCAAGCTGTCCAGGATAGATTATCTCGTAAAGTTTATAAAGATGTATTTCTGA
- a CDS encoding glycosyltransferase family 4 protein codes for MKIGIAVYNFNPKKGGAERYAYDLATILSRRGHEIFIFCSMGIEVPGITLVRFNTMPFPRWLRTLSFALNHRKYVRLFNLDVMLGFGNTLDLDVYQSHGGIQRIWMEREIASYDDPKERSLKAFLLRRSINQMIQRWIEEFPIRSRRYSRIVAISDMIKGHMAGHYNLADDSIDVVYNGVDTERFRPAAVIPDGPPRILFSAGNFRLKGLSPLLSALGEVSKETKDFRLIVMGRGRKERYIKMIDALNIANNVTFLGESSSPENVYRDAHILVHPTFYDACSLTTMESMASGLPTITTKWNGAATLISENEGYVIDEPRDVASLASAIKALLDRDRMRSMGAAARAKLEDFTIEKNAAAMERICKEAADSKRGKGSK; via the coding sequence ATGAAGATAGGTATAGCGGTCTATAATTTTAATCCGAAGAAAGGCGGCGCAGAACGATATGCATATGACCTCGCCACGATCCTGAGCCGGAGAGGGCATGAGATCTTTATCTTCTGCTCGATGGGGATAGAGGTGCCGGGGATCACCCTGGTGAGGTTCAACACAATGCCGTTCCCGCGCTGGCTCAGGACCCTATCGTTCGCGCTGAACCACAGGAAGTACGTCAGGCTCTTTAACCTTGATGTAATGCTCGGTTTCGGCAATACCCTCGATCTCGATGTATACCAGAGCCACGGTGGCATACAGCGTATCTGGATGGAGAGGGAGATCGCAAGTTACGACGATCCGAAGGAGCGTTCCTTGAAGGCGTTCCTTCTGCGCAGAAGCATCAACCAGATGATACAACGCTGGATAGAAGAATTCCCTATCAGGAGCAGGAGATATTCCAGGATCGTTGCCATCTCCGATATGATAAAAGGGCATATGGCCGGACATTATAATCTGGCCGATGACAGCATAGACGTTGTGTACAATGGCGTGGATACGGAACGCTTCAGGCCGGCAGCAGTGATACCTGATGGTCCCCCGAGGATACTCTTCTCAGCAGGGAATTTCAGGCTAAAAGGGCTTTCCCCGCTGCTTTCTGCGCTCGGTGAGGTTTCAAAAGAGACAAAAGACTTCCGCCTCATTGTCATGGGCAGGGGGAGAAAAGAAAGATATATAAAAATGATAGACGCATTGAACATAGCGAACAATGTGACCTTTCTCGGAGAATCTTCTTCGCCGGAGAATGTCTACCGGGATGCCCATATACTTGTGCATCCTACCTTCTATGACGCCTGTTCACTGACAACGATGGAGTCTATGGCATCGGGGCTTCCGACGATCACAACGAAGTGGAACGGCGCGGCGACCCTCATCTCTGAAAACGAAGGCTATGTCATTGACGAACCACGGGATGTCGCGAGCCTCGCATCGGCAATAAAGGCATTGCTGGACAGGGATCGCATGCGCTCCATGGGTGCAGCCGCCCGGGCGAAGCTTGAAGACTTTACTATCGAAAAAAACGCAGCGGCGATGGAAAGGATATGTAAAGAAGCCGCAGACTCAAAACGGGGTAAAGGCAGTAAATAG
- a CDS encoding heavy metal translocating P-type ATPase, with amino-acid sequence MPEKIELPITGMSCAACAARIEKELNKLDDIGEAHVNFPLKKAVIIPKRELEMKEVISIIRDIGYDVDIEGDVTIRAQKEEAVLKRDFIWSVSFSAVIMVFSMWVVLPYNNFVLLLLAMPVQFYFGLRFHKSTLLNLKHFTADMNTLISVGTSAAFFYSAFVTFFPHVIAAAGVMPMTYFDSSATIITLILLGRYFESKAKTRTYTAIKMLYELSPKECVVLKDNKETRVPTDSLEVGDRVLVRPGEKIPIDGEVAEGKTYVDESMITGESMPVSKTIGDEVIGGTINGKGSITVKTIRIGKDTVLAKVIRLVEEAQFTKAPVQRLADKVAGVFVPIVILISIAAFVVWFIAGPDPKITNALLSFVSVLIIACPCALGLATPTAIMVSTGVGAKRGILIKNAESLELTNKVQHVLFDKTGTLTEGVIVLSEIIPLNHFAGKDILYIAFNLEKQSEHPFSEALRKKAEELKIEAVKVDDFEAIVGKGIRGKVDGREYFIGNVALYEDTGKTLDQAIRESYHEKERQGTSPVLVWGKENLMGILTFSDRVRDEARGVVKDLKDMGITSAMITGDSMEGAKTISEKVGIDTYFYRILPDKKAEIVEDFKKKGITVMVGDGINDAPSLATAHVGVAMGKGTDIAIESADIVLMKGQLSRLVTLIKLSKKTLWIIKENLFWAFIYNIIGIPIAFGALYPFFGIRLEPMFGAMAMVISSISVVSNSLRLKLFRE; translated from the coding sequence ATGCCTGAAAAGATTGAACTCCCTATTACCGGTATGAGTTGCGCGGCATGCGCTGCGCGTATCGAAAAGGAATTGAACAAACTCGACGACATCGGGGAGGCCCATGTCAATTTCCCCTTGAAAAAGGCTGTTATCATCCCCAAAAGAGAGCTTGAGATGAAAGAGGTTATCTCTATTATCCGGGATATAGGCTACGACGTTGATATTGAAGGGGATGTGACGATCAGGGCCCAGAAAGAAGAGGCAGTGCTGAAAAGGGATTTTATATGGTCGGTCTCGTTCAGCGCCGTTATCATGGTCTTTTCCATGTGGGTGGTCCTGCCATACAACAATTTTGTACTCCTCCTTCTCGCCATGCCTGTTCAGTTTTACTTCGGCTTGAGGTTCCATAAATCGACCCTTTTAAATCTCAAGCATTTCACTGCCGATATGAATACCCTCATATCCGTTGGTACATCGGCCGCGTTTTTCTACAGCGCCTTCGTGACATTTTTTCCTCACGTTATTGCTGCGGCAGGTGTAATGCCCATGACGTACTTCGATTCGAGCGCCACGATCATCACGCTTATACTTCTTGGAAGATATTTTGAATCAAAGGCAAAGACAAGGACCTATACGGCGATCAAGATGCTCTATGAGCTCTCACCAAAAGAGTGCGTTGTCCTGAAAGACAATAAAGAGACCCGTGTGCCGACAGATTCCCTCGAGGTCGGCGACAGGGTGCTCGTCCGGCCGGGAGAGAAGATACCGATCGATGGGGAAGTGGCGGAAGGGAAGACCTATGTTGACGAATCGATGATAACCGGTGAAAGCATGCCCGTCTCCAAAACTATTGGTGATGAGGTTATCGGCGGGACGATAAACGGGAAGGGCTCTATTACGGTTAAAACAATACGGATCGGGAAAGATACGGTCCTTGCGAAGGTCATCCGTCTTGTGGAAGAGGCTCAGTTCACGAAAGCGCCGGTCCAGCGACTCGCCGACAAGGTTGCGGGTGTATTTGTGCCGATTGTTATACTTATAAGCATCGCTGCATTTGTTGTGTGGTTTATCGCCGGTCCTGACCCGAAGATCACAAACGCCCTCCTCTCTTTTGTGAGCGTCCTTATCATCGCCTGTCCCTGTGCCCTCGGACTTGCTACGCCAACCGCCATCATGGTATCCACCGGCGTGGGGGCCAAAAGAGGGATCCTGATAAAAAATGCAGAGTCCCTCGAATTGACAAATAAGGTTCAGCATGTACTGTTCGACAAAACAGGAACGCTCACCGAGGGCGTGATCGTTCTTTCTGAGATAATCCCTCTTAACCATTTTGCCGGGAAGGACATTTTGTACATCGCCTTTAACCTGGAAAAACAGTCTGAACATCCGTTCTCTGAGGCGTTGAGGAAGAAGGCTGAAGAACTGAAGATCGAAGCAGTGAAGGTTGATGATTTTGAAGCAATCGTCGGGAAGGGCATCAGGGGAAAGGTCGACGGCAGGGAATATTTCATCGGTAATGTGGCTCTCTATGAGGATACGGGGAAGACACTCGACCAAGCAATACGGGAGAGCTATCACGAAAAAGAGAGGCAAGGAACATCCCCGGTACTCGTATGGGGCAAAGAGAACCTTATGGGGATCCTCACTTTCAGCGACAGGGTAAGGGATGAGGCCCGGGGGGTGGTAAAGGACCTGAAAGACATGGGTATAACATCAGCGATGATTACCGGCGATAGTATGGAAGGGGCAAAAACGATCAGCGAGAAGGTCGGCATCGACACATATTTCTATCGTATCCTCCCGGACAAAAAGGCTGAGATAGTGGAAGATTTTAAAAAGAAGGGCATCACGGTGATGGTGGGAGACGGGATTAACGACGCACCGTCCCTTGCGACGGCCCATGTTGGTGTTGCGATGGGAAAAGGAACTGATATTGCCATTGAATCTGCGGATATTGTACTTATGAAAGGTCAGCTTTCCCGGCTCGTCACCCTCATCAAACTGTCAAAAAAGACCCTCTGGATCATCAAGGAGAATCTTTTCTGGGCATTTATTTACAATATTATCGGCATCCCCATAGCGTTCGGCGCATTGTATCCCTTTTTTGGCATACGGCTGGAGCCGATGTTCGGCGCTATGGCAATGGTCATAAGCTCCATCTCGGTCGTGAGCAATTCATTGCGGCTGAAGCTGTTCAGGGAATAA
- a CDS encoding DegT/DnrJ/EryC1/StrS family aminotransferase has protein sequence MIVKMFNLERDHEDIKKDLLRIFEDVLSDGEFIQGKEVKALEESFASYIGVKYAIGVGNGTDAIRIGGLALDLKAGDKFVTTPNTYVASAMALSMQGLVPLFCDIELETYNIDPEKLEDLLKREKDIKLCIPVHLYGHPCRMDEIMRVCKTYGVKVMEDACQAHGALYKEKKVGSFGDVAAFSFYPTKNLGCYGDGGIVVTDSEEIYRRAMMLRNYGQTDKHVHAIEGFNSRLDEVQAAFLKYKLKQLDYWNEKRRHNAWLYRKELENSPLILPTEASWARHVYHLYVVRSKERDSLRQYLSDNGVMTLIHYPTPIHLQGAYSSLGFKEGSFTNAEQVAREIISLPMYPTLKQDEIIHVCKCIRGFYGL, from the coding sequence ATGATCGTAAAGATGTTTAATCTGGAACGAGACCACGAGGACATAAAAAAAGACCTGCTCAGGATCTTTGAGGATGTCCTGTCGGATGGTGAGTTTATACAGGGAAAAGAGGTGAAGGCCCTGGAAGAGTCTTTCGCTTCATATATCGGGGTAAAATACGCAATAGGTGTTGGAAACGGCACCGACGCAATCCGTATCGGCGGTCTTGCCCTTGATCTGAAGGCAGGGGATAAGTTTGTAACAACCCCTAACACGTATGTCGCTTCCGCAATGGCGCTCTCTATGCAAGGTCTGGTCCCGCTCTTCTGTGATATTGAACTTGAGACGTACAACATAGACCCCGAAAAGCTGGAAGACCTTTTAAAAAGGGAAAAGGACATCAAGCTCTGCATACCCGTCCACCTGTACGGCCACCCGTGCAGAATGGATGAGATAATGAGGGTCTGTAAAACCTATGGCGTGAAGGTCATGGAAGATGCCTGTCAGGCCCACGGGGCGCTGTACAAAGAGAAGAAGGTGGGTAGTTTTGGTGATGTCGCTGCCTTCAGCTTCTATCCCACCAAGAACCTCGGTTGTTATGGAGATGGGGGTATTGTTGTTACTGATTCCGAAGAGATATACCGGAGGGCTATGATGCTCAGGAACTATGGCCAGACGGATAAGCATGTCCACGCGATAGAGGGTTTCAATTCGAGACTTGATGAGGTCCAGGCAGCATTCCTTAAATATAAATTGAAACAACTCGATTACTGGAATGAAAAAAGGCGACACAATGCATGGTTGTACCGGAAGGAACTTGAGAACTCACCGCTCATTCTCCCCACAGAGGCTTCCTGGGCGCGTCACGTATACCATCTTTACGTTGTGAGGTCGAAGGAGCGCGACAGTCTTCGTCAGTACTTAAGCGACAATGGCGTCATGACGCTTATCCATTACCCTACGCCGATACATCTCCAGGGCGCATACAGCAGTCTCGGTTTCAAGGAAGGGTCTTTCACCAACGCAGAACAGGTTGCCAGGGAGATTATTTCGCTGCCTATGTACCCAACGTTGAAACAGGACGAGATAATCCATGTGTGCAAGTGCATACGGGGATTTTACGGTCTATGA
- a CDS encoding GDP-mannose 4,6-dehydratase, translated as MKKFRNKEVLITGGLGFIGSNLAIALVRLGARVTIIDNMLPRQGGSLFNVKDIADKVKVNFSDVRNELSMNHLVKGKDYVFHLAGQVNHVDSMRNPIQDLDINCKGTLVLLEALRRHNIGTRVIFAGTRGEYGSSVKLPVDEDHPTNPKGIYAVTNLTAEKMVLVYDDVYKIRGACLRITNTYGPRHQMMHDEYGVFNWFIRKAMDNEAIPVFGDGRILRDFLYVDDLVECMLMTAMTDAAYGKVFNVGTGSPVSFYDLAKTIVKITGTGKTKFTEFTRERKEVEPGDYYADISHIKKIVKWEPKTSLDEGIRKTVAYYKKYKKEYWR; from the coding sequence ATGAAGAAATTCAGAAATAAGGAAGTGCTCATCACGGGAGGGCTGGGGTTTATCGGCAGCAATCTCGCTATAGCGCTTGTCAGGCTCGGCGCCCGCGTAACGATCATTGACAACATGCTTCCGAGACAGGGCGGGAGCCTCTTCAATGTTAAGGATATCGCAGATAAGGTAAAGGTGAATTTTTCCGATGTGAGAAATGAACTCTCAATGAACCACCTTGTGAAGGGGAAGGATTACGTTTTTCACCTTGCCGGACAGGTAAACCACGTTGACAGTATGCGCAACCCGATACAGGACCTCGATATCAACTGCAAGGGTACGCTCGTTCTGCTCGAGGCCCTTCGCCGGCATAACATCGGTACGAGGGTCATCTTCGCGGGTACCCGCGGGGAATATGGATCGAGCGTCAAGCTCCCCGTCGATGAAGACCACCCGACAAACCCGAAGGGGATCTATGCCGTTACCAACCTCACGGCCGAAAAGATGGTTCTCGTTTACGACGATGTCTATAAGATCAGGGGCGCCTGCCTGAGGATTACAAATACCTACGGACCCCGGCATCAGATGATGCATGATGAATACGGCGTCTTCAACTGGTTTATACGTAAGGCGATGGACAACGAAGCCATCCCTGTCTTCGGTGATGGACGTATCCTCAGGGATTTTCTCTATGTTGATGACCTTGTGGAATGTATGTTGATGACGGCGATGACGGATGCTGCCTACGGAAAGGTCTTTAATGTGGGAACCGGATCGCCGGTCAGTTTCTATGACCTTGCGAAAACAATTGTCAAGATTACAGGGACAGGAAAGACAAAATTTACTGAATTTACCCGGGAAAGAAAAGAGGTTGAGCCCGGGGATTACTACGCGGACATCAGCCACATAAAAAAGATAGTCAAATGGGAACCGAAAACATCTCTGGATGAGGGGATCCGCAAGACCGTGGCGTACTACAAGAAATATAAAAAGGAATACTGGCGATGA